A stretch of the Capsicum annuum cultivar UCD-10X-F1 chromosome 8, UCD10Xv1.1, whole genome shotgun sequence genome encodes the following:
- the LOC107839426 gene encoding uncharacterized protein LOC107839426 isoform X2, with amino-acid sequence MTMDAQMQDAVSPPQVKATFRLGSETHSVEVCKGILSEQLISMKEQSMTVLKDYITKHNVPNEVPDEPEEFSSEDDGEIPEQPPVKSKKRN; translated from the exons ATGACGATGGATGCTCAAATGCAAGATGCAGTATCCCCTCCTCAAGTTAAAGCAACATTTCGCCTTGGATCAGAAACACACTCTGTTGAGGTATGTAAAGGGATTTTATCTGAGCAGTTGATATCTATGAAAGAGCAAAGCATGACTGTATTGAAGGACTATATCACCAAGCATAATGTTCCAAATGAGGTCCCTGATGAACCAGAAGAATTTTCTTCAGAAGATGATGGTGAAATTCCCGAGCAGCCCCCTGTAAAATCCAAGAAGCGCAA TTGA
- the LOC107839426 gene encoding uncharacterized protein LOC107839426 isoform X1: MTMDAQMQDAVSPPQVKATFRLGSETHSVEVCKGILSEQLISMKEQSMTVLKDYITKHNVPNEVPDEPEEFSSEDDGEIPEQPPVKSKKRKGKMVF; this comes from the exons ATGACGATGGATGCTCAAATGCAAGATGCAGTATCCCCTCCTCAAGTTAAAGCAACATTTCGCCTTGGATCAGAAACACACTCTGTTGAGGTATGTAAAGGGATTTTATCTGAGCAGTTGATATCTATGAAAGAGCAAAGCATGACTGTATTGAAGGACTATATCACCAAGCATAATGTTCCAAATGAGGTCCCTGATGAACCAGAAGAATTTTCTTCAGAAGATGATGGTGAAATTCCCGAGCAGCCCCCTGTAAAATCCAAGAAGCGCAA GGGGAAGATGGTCTTTTGA
- the LOC107839424 gene encoding ammonium transporter 2 member 4 gives MELPSNLSPDEASPEWMNKGDNAWQLTAATLVGLQCVPGLVILYGGMVKKKWAINSAFMALYAFASVLICWVGWGYRMSFGDKLVAFWGKPSVALDEKYLLRPAFLGYFPTATMVFFQFVFAAITPILIAGALLGRMNFIAWMLFVPLWHTFSYTIGAFSIWCPDGWLSKLGVIDFAGGFVIHLSSGVAGFTAAYWVGPRQDKDRERFPPNNILMMLAGAGLLWMGWTGFNGGAPYTASTDASLAILNTHVCTATSLLTWLVLDIAVFGKPSVIGAVNGMITGLVCITPGAGVVQSWAAILMGLISGSVPWYTMTILHKKVKLLRHVDDTFAVFHTHALAGILGGILTGFFAVPKLCRLFYLVSEWERYIGLAYGLQTGRTSAGLRQMGAQLAGIGFIVCLNIVTTSSVCLFIKLIVPLRLEEGVLQIGDDAIHGEEAYVLWDDEEKYENTQVNSAYDADEYPSVVSKTLSEFQMV, from the exons ATGGAACTTCCCTCAAATCTATCACCAGATGAGGCAAGTCCGGAATGGATGAACAAAGGTGACAACGCGTGGCAGCTCACGGCTGCCACTCTAGTCGGGCTCCAGTGTGTGCCCGGCTTAGTCATCCTCTATGGTGGCATGGTAAAGAAGAAATGGGCAATTAATTCAGCATTCATGGCACTCTATGCCTTTGCTTCCGTTCTCATATGTTGGGTTGGATGGGGCTACCGAATGTCATTCGGTGACAAGCTTGTGGCCTTCTGGGGAAAACCATCCGTCGCCTTGGACGAGAAGTACCTTCTTAGACCAGCATTTTTGGGATACTTCCCCACGGCAACAATGGTTTTCTTTCAGTTCGTTTTTGCAGCCATTACGCCAATATTGATCGCTGgggcacttcttgggaggatgAATTTTATAGCATGGATGTTGTTCGTGCCTCTGTGGCATACTTTTTCATACACGATTGGGGCGTTTAGTATTTGGTGCCCAGATGGTTGGCTGTCCAAGCTAGGAGTGATTGATTTTGCAGGAGGCTTTGTTATACATCTCTCTTCTGGTGTTGCTGGCTTCACTGCGGCTTATTGG GTAGGTCCCAGGCAGGACAAAGACAGAGAAAGGTTTCCACCAAACAACATTCTCATGATGTTGGCAGGCGCTGGCCTTTTATGGATGGGTTGGACTGGGTTCAATGGAGGAGCACCTTATACCGCCAGCACTGATGCCTCCTTAGCCATCTTGAATACGCATGTCTGCACTGCCACCAGCCTCCTTACTTGGTTGGTCTTAGATATTGCTGTCTTTGGCAAACCCTCTGTAATTGGAGCTGTTAATGGCATGATCACCGGCCTTGTTTGCATCACCCCTGGTGCAG GAGTTGTTCAAAGTTGGGCGGCCATCCTGATGGGCTTAATTTCAGGAAGCGTACCATGGTACACAATGACAATCCTTCACAAGAAGGTCAAGCTTTTAAGGCACGTCGACGACACCTTTGCTGTCTTCCATACCCATGCCCTAGCGGGAATTTTAGGTGGTATCCTCACTGGATTTTTCGCTGTGCCAAAGCTCTGTCGGCTATTTTACCTCGTATCTGAATGGGAAAGGTACATCGGCCTAGCCTATGGTTTGCAGACAGGCCGGACCTCAGCTGGGTTACGGCAAATGGGAGCTCAACTAGCTGGTATCGGATTCATAGTATGTCTAAATATTGTCACGACCAGCTCGGTCTGTTTGTTCATCAAGTTGATTGTGCCTCTTAGGTTGGAAGAAGGGGTGTTGCAAATTGGAGATGACGCTATCCATGGAGAGGAAGCATATGTATTATGGGATGATGAAGAGAAATATGAGAATACCCAGGTTAATTCTGCATATGATGCTGATGAGTATCCATCAGTTGTTTCTAAGACTCTTAGTGAATTCCAAATGGTATGA